In one Nicotiana sylvestris chromosome 8, ASM39365v2, whole genome shotgun sequence genomic region, the following are encoded:
- the LOC104213692 gene encoding uncharacterized protein isoform X2 codes for MRKQIQINSSTVICLVLLLLATETGIIYRFAHGAQRRIQISDDLDDVLDDEEDEAWREWGRKKSAESDFDPPPMDFSTMSPSEIQSEMMKRQSGPVFGFVKLRLGTLRTPEKVSEIAMKWTKLARTGAIEAKFMGVDVSTIMFTMEKGQDTIELKEFLLSQQEAYEVKLGDQLFRRPGDPPFEEAFEKIQTEKSKVDHTSSKEKNRHNEL; via the exons ATGAGAAAGCAAATACAAATTAATTCATCAACAGTTATTTGTTTGGTGCTGTTATTACTTGCCACTGAAACTGGAATTATTTACCGATTTGCCCATGGAGCTCAACGGAGAATCCAAATCTCCGACGATCTCGACGACGTCCTTGAcgatgaggaagatgaagctTGGAGAGAATGGGGACGAAAGAAATCGGCCGAATCCGATTTCGATCCGCCGCCGATGGATTTTAGCACGATGAGTCCGTCGGAAATTCAATCGGAAATGATGAAGCGGCAGTCGGGTCCGGTTTTTGGATTTGTCAAACTCAGACTTGGAACTCTTCGGACTCCG GAGAAGGTTTCTGAAATAGCCATGAAATGGACAAAACTAGCAAGAACTGGAGCAATTGAGGCAAAATTCATGGGCGTCGATGTGAGCACGATCATGTTCACTATGGAGAAAGGTCAAGACACTATAGAG TTGAAAGAGTTTTTGTTAAGCCAACAAGAAGCATATGAGGTTAAATTAGGGGACCAACTATTTCGAAGACCAGGAGATCCTCCTTTCGAAGAAGCATTTGAGAAGATCCAGACTGAGAAAAGTAAAGTGGATCATACCAGCTCAAAAGAGAAGAATAGGCATAATGAGTTGTAA
- the LOC104213692 gene encoding uncharacterized protein isoform X1, giving the protein MRKQIQINSSTVICLVLLLLATETGIIYRFAHGAQRRIQISDDLDDVLDDEEDEAWREWGRKKSAESDFDPPPMDFSTMSPSEIQSEMMKRQSGPVFGFVKLRLGTLRTPEKVSEIAMKWTKLARTGAIEAKFMGVDVSTIMFTMEKGQDTIEVCLTSHIWCLLLYLLKEFLLSQQEAYEVKLGDQLFRRPGDPPFEEAFEKIQTEKSKVDHTSSKEKNRHNEL; this is encoded by the exons ATGAGAAAGCAAATACAAATTAATTCATCAACAGTTATTTGTTTGGTGCTGTTATTACTTGCCACTGAAACTGGAATTATTTACCGATTTGCCCATGGAGCTCAACGGAGAATCCAAATCTCCGACGATCTCGACGACGTCCTTGAcgatgaggaagatgaagctTGGAGAGAATGGGGACGAAAGAAATCGGCCGAATCCGATTTCGATCCGCCGCCGATGGATTTTAGCACGATGAGTCCGTCGGAAATTCAATCGGAAATGATGAAGCGGCAGTCGGGTCCGGTTTTTGGATTTGTCAAACTCAGACTTGGAACTCTTCGGACTCCG GAGAAGGTTTCTGAAATAGCCATGAAATGGACAAAACTAGCAAGAACTGGAGCAATTGAGGCAAAATTCATGGGCGTCGATGTGAGCACGATCATGTTCACTATGGAGAAAGGTCAAGACACTATAGAGGTTTGTCTAACCTCCCATATCTGGTGTCTTCTTCTTTATCTG TTGAAAGAGTTTTTGTTAAGCCAACAAGAAGCATATGAGGTTAAATTAGGGGACCAACTATTTCGAAGACCAGGAGATCCTCCTTTCGAAGAAGCATTTGAGAAGATCCAGACTGAGAAAAGTAAAGTGGATCATACCAGCTCAAAAGAGAAGAATAGGCATAATGAGTTGTAA
- the LOC104219077 gene encoding uncharacterized protein, which produces MEDLYALDFDGVLCDSCGESSLSAVKAAKVRWPSLFNGVDSSLEDWIVDQMHVVRPVVETGYENLLLVRLLLETRIPSIRKSSVAEGLTVEGILENWAKIKPIIVAEWNEDRDSLIDLFGKVRDEWMDNDLATWIGTNRFYPGVPDALKFASSKLYIVTTKQSRFADALLRELAGITIPVERIYGLGTGPKVKVLKQLQEMPEHQGLTLHFVEDRLATLKNVIKESELDGWNLYLGDWGYNTQKEREEAASIPRIRLLGLSDFSNKLK; this is translated from the exons ATGGAGGATTTGTACGCCTTAGATTTTGACGGAGTTCTCTGTGACAGTTGTGGAGAGAGCTCTCTTTCTGCTGTTAAG GCTGCTAAAGTGAGATGGCCCAGTCTATTCAATGGAGTGGACTCTTCTTTGGAAGATTGGATTGTGGATCAAATGCATGTG GTTAGGCCTGTGGTGGAAACTGGATATGAAAATCTTTTACTTGTGAGGCTGCTCTTAGAGACGAGAATCCCTTCAATCCGCAAGTCTTCG GTTGCAGAGGGACTAACAGTTGAGGGAATACTTGAGAACTGGGCAAAGATAAAACCCATTATAGTGGCAGAATGGAATGAAGACAGGGATTCTCTTATAGATCTTTTTGGTAAGGTTAGAGATGAATGGATGGACAATGATTTGGCTACTTGGATTGGTACAAACAG GTTTTATCCTGGAGTTCCTGATGCACTGAAATTTGCAAGTTCAAAGCTCTATATAGTAACAACGAAGCAG AGCCGCTTTGCAGATGCATTACTTAGAGAGCTTGCTGGGATAACTATTCCAGTTGAAAGGATATATGGTCTGGGCACAGG CCCTAAAGTGAAAGTGCTTAAGCAACTTCAGGAAATGCCAGAACACCAGGGTCTGACCCTACA CTTTGTGGAAGACCGACTTGCTACTTTAAAGAACGTGATTAAAGAGTCCGAGTTGGATGGATGGAACTTGTATTTAG GGGACTGGGGTTACAATACTCAAAAGGAAAGGGAGGAAGCTGCTAGCATTCCCAGAATTCGCCTTCTTGGGCTCTCTGACTTCAGCAATAAGCTGAAATAA